From a single Phragmites australis chromosome 7, lpPhrAust1.1, whole genome shotgun sequence genomic region:
- the LOC133924274 gene encoding auxin response factor 9-like, with protein sequence MAAAMDVANPEAAAGSGMSSDALYRELWHACAGPLVTVPRQGERVYYFPQGHMEQLEASTHQQLDQYLPMFNLPSKILCSVVNVELRAEADSDEVYAQIMLQPEANQSELTSLDPEPQEPEKCTVHSFCKTLTASDTSTHGGFSVLRRHAEECLPQLDMSQNPPYQELVTKDLHGTEWHFRHIFRGQPKRHLLTTGWSVFVSSKRLVAGDAFIFIRGENGELRVGVRRLMRQVNSMPSSVISSHNMHLGVLATASHAISTGTLFSVFYKPRISRSDFIVSVKKYLEAKKHNISVGMRFKMRFEGDEAPERRFSGTIVDIGSLPAMSKSLWADSDWRSLKVQWDELSSILRPDRISPWEVEPMDAANPQSPQPPLRNKRARPLASPSMVPELPSGFGLWKSPSETTRTLSFSDPQWARELFHSIPTSTFSSSSNAGLNSKNDSSMLNNQLYWSVRDSRTDSCAASTTKVTVEKKRESRSTGCRLFGIEICSAEGEALPVITAPGLGYDQTAASVDLNSDKLSQPSDINNSDAPAASSEPSPLESQSRQVRSCTKVIMQGMAVGRAVDLTKLGGYKDLCQKLEEMFDIQGELGSTLKKWQVVYTDDMDDMMLVGDDPWNEFCRMVKRIYIYTYEEAKQPAPKSKLPVNSDPKFTT encoded by the exons ATGGCCGCGGCAATGGACGTGGCGAACCCTGAAGCGGCTGCTGGCTCAG GAATGTCTAGCGATGCGCTGTACCGAGAGCTATGGCATGCTTGTGCCGGTCCTTTGGTCACAGTACCTAGACAAGGCGAGCGTGTCTATTACTTCCCCCAGGGCCATATGGAACAG CTGGAGGCGTCTACACACCAGCAGCTTGACCAGTACCTGCCAATGTTCAATCTACCATCCAAGATCCTATGCAGTGTGGTCAACGTAGAACTACGG GCGGAAGCTGATTCAGATGAAGTTTATGCTCAAATTATGCTGCAACCAGAAGCCAAT CAAAGTGAACTCACCAGCCTGGACCCTGAGCCACAAGAACCTGAGAAATGCACCGTCCATTCCTTCTGCAAGACACTGACAGCTTCAGATACGAGCACTCATGGTGGTTTCTCTGTTCTTCGGAGGCATGCTGAAGAATGCCTTCCTCAGCTG GACATGTCTCAGAATCCACCTTACCAAGAACTGGTTACCAAAGATCTCCATGGAACTGAATGGCATTTTCGGCACATTTTTCGAG GTCAACCTAAGAGGCATCTCCTTACTACCGGCTGGAGTGTCTTTGTTAGCTCAAAAAGATTGGTTGCTGGTGATGCATTTATATTCATCAG AGGTGAAAATGGTGAGCTACGTGTTGGCGTAAGGAGGCTCATGAGGCAAGTAAATAGCATGCCGTCATCTGTCATATCAAGCCACAACATGCATCTTGGAGTCCTGGCAACAGCCTCCCATGCCATCTCAACTGGAACCCTCTTTTCTGTCTTCTACAAACCCAG GATTAGCCGCTCTGATTTTATTGTGAGTGTTAAGAAGTACCTTGAAGCTAAGAAACATAACATATCCGTTGGAATGAGATTCAAGATGAGATTTGAAGGTGATGAAGCTCCTGAAAGAAG GTTCAGTGGAACAATTGTTGATATTGGGAGCTTGCCAGCAATGTCAAAATCTCTATGGGCAGATTCTGACTGGAGATCTCTGAAG GTCCAATGGGATGAACTTTCATCCATTCTTCGTCCAGATCGAATCTCTCCGTGGGaagtggaaccaatggatgcagcTAATCCGCAATCCCCTCAACCTCCATTAAGGAATAAGCGTGCACGGCCCCTAGCTTCACCTTCTATGGTTCCAGAGCTGCCTTCAGGCTTTG GACTGTGGAAATCCCCATCCGAAACAACCCGGACTCTCTCATTTTCGGATCCACAATGGGCTCGGGAGTTATTTCATTCAATTCCCACTTCTACCTTCTCATCATCATCAAACGCCGGACTCAATTCAAAGAATGATTCATCCATGCTAAACAATCAGTTGTACTGGTCAGTAAGGGACTCGAGAACTGACTCCTGCGCTGCTAGCACTACCAAAGTCACAGTTGAAAAGAAGCGAGAATCAAGGTCTACTGGCTGCAGATTGTTTGGAATTGAGATATGCTCAGCCGAGGGAGAAGCATTACCTGTGATTACTGCTCCAGGTCTTGGTTATGACCAAACTGCTGCCTCAGTAGACCTGAACTCCGATAAGCTCTCACAGCCATCTGATATCAACAATTCTGATGCCCCAGCAGCTAGCAGTGAGCCTTCTCCTCTTGAATCCCAAAGCCGGCAAGTGAGGAGCTGCACCAAG GTAATTATGCAAGGAATGGCAGTTGGAAGGGCTGTTGACCTGACAAAGCTTGGTGGATACAAAGATCTTTGCCAGAAGTTGGAGGAGATGTTTGATATCCAAGGCGAGCTAGGTTCCACACTCAAGAAATGGCAGGTGGTTTACACTGATGACATGGATGATATGATGCTTGTTGGGGACGATCCTTGGAA TGAGTTTTGCAGAATGGTGAAAAGAATTTACATTTACACATATGAGGAGGCGAAGCAGCCGGCACCGAAGTCTAAACTACCAGTTAACAGTGACCCAAAATTCACCACCTGA